A region from the Anomalospiza imberbis isolate Cuckoo-Finch-1a 21T00152 chromosome 23, ASM3175350v1, whole genome shotgun sequence genome encodes:
- the KLHL17 gene encoding kelch-like protein 17 isoform X1 — protein sequence MEGGVQLLNRDGHSISHNSKRHYHDAFVCMNRMRQRGLLCDIVLHVATKEIKAHKVVLASCSPYFHAMFTNEMSESRQTHVTLHDIDPQALEQLVQYAYTAEIVVGEGNVQTLLPAASLLQLNGVRDACCKFLLSQLDPSNCLGIRGFADTHSCSDLLKSAHKYVLQHFVEVSKTEEFMLLPLKQVLDLISSDSLNVPSEEEVYRAVLSWVKHDVDSRRQHVPRLMKCVRLPLLSRDFLMSNVDTELLVRHHSECKDLLIEALKYHLMPEQRGVLGNSRTRPRRCEGASTVLFAVGGGSLFAIHGDCEAYDTRTDRWHMVASMSTRRARVGVAAIGNKLYAVGGYDGTSDLATVESYDPVTNSWQPEVSMGTRRSCLGVAALHGLLYAAGGYDGASCLNSAERYDPLTGTWTSIAAMSTRRRYVRVATLEGNLYAVGGYDSSSHLATVEKYEPQINTWTPIANMLSRRSSAGVAVLEGMLYVAGGNDGTSCLNSVERYNPKSNTWESVAPMNIRRSTHDLVAMDGWLYAVGGNDGSSSLNSIEKYNPRTNKWVAASCMFTRRSSVGVAVLELLNFPPPSSPTLSVSSTSL from the exons ATGGAGGGGGGAGTGCAGCTCCTGAACCGCGACGGGCACAGCATCTCGCACAACTCCAAGCGCCACTACCACGACGCCTTCGTGTGCATGAACCGCATGCGGCAGCGGGGGCTGCTCTGCGACATCGTCCTGCACGTGGCCACCAAGGAGATCAAGGCCCACAAGGTGGTGCTGGCGTCCTGCAGCCCCTACTTCCACGCCATGTTCACAA ATGAGATGAGTGAGAGCCGCCAGACCCATGTGACACTGCATGACATCGACCCCCAGGCGCTGGAGCAGCTGGTGCAGTACGCCTACACGGCTGAGATCGTGGTGGGAGAGGGCAATGTGCAG acccttcttcctgctgccagcctgctTCAGCTCAATGGTGTGCGGGACGCCTGCTGCAAGTTCCTGCTCAGCCAGCTCGACCCCTCCAACTGCCTGGGCATCCGGGGCTTTGCTGACACCCACTCCTGCAGCGACCTCCTCAAGTCTGCCCACAAGTACGTCCTCCAGCACTTCGTGGAGGTGTCCAAGACAGAGGAGTTCATGTTGCTGCCCCTTAAACAG GTGCTGGACCTCATTTCCAGCGACAGCCTCAACGTGCCCTCGGAGGAGGAGGTGTacagggctgtgctcagctgggtCAAACACGACGTGGACAGCAGGAGACAGCACGTGCCCAGG CTCATGAAGTGCGTGCGGCTGCCTCTGCTGAGCCGGGACTTCCTCATGAGCAACGTGGACACGGAGCTGCTGGTGCGGCACCACTCGGAGTGCAAGGACCTGCTCATCGAGGCCCTCAAGTACCACCTGATGCCCGAGCAGAGAGGGGTGCTGGGCAACAGCCGGACGCGGCCGCGGCGCTGCGAGGGGGCCAGCACCGTGCTCTTCGCTGTGG GTGGAGGGAGCCTGTTTGCCATCCACGGCGACTGCGAGGCGTACGACACGCGCACGGACCGCTGGCACATGGTGGCCTCCATGTCCACGCGCCGGGCCCGCGTGGGCGTCGCGGCCATCGGGAACAAGCTCTACGCCGTGGGCGG ctACGATGGCACGTCTGACCTGGCCACGGTGGAGTCCTACGACCCTGTCACCAATTCCTGGCAGCCCGAGGTCTCCATGGGCAccaggaggagctgcctgggTGTGGCAGCCCTCCATGGGCTCCTCTACGCTGCCGGGGGGTACGATGGGGCCTCGTGCCTCAACAG tgcaGAGAGGTACGACCCCCTGACGGGCACCTGGACCTCCATCGCTGCCATGAGCACCCGGAGACGCTACGTCCGCGTGGCCACGCTAG AAGGCAACCTCTATGCAGTCGGGGGCTATGACAGCTCATCACACTTAGCCACGGTGGAGAAGTACGAGCCCCAG atcAACACCTGGACCCCCATTGCCAACATGCTGAGCCGCAGGAGCAGCGCGGGCGTGGCCGTGCTCGAGGGCATGCTCTACGTGGCTGGTGGCAATGATGGCACCAGTTGCCTTAACTCCGTGGAGCGCTACAACCCCAAATCCAACACCTGGGAGAGCGTGGCCCCCATGAACATCCGCAG GAGCACCCACGACCTGGTGGCCATGGACGGGTGGCTTTACGCCGTGGGGGGCAACGatggcagctccagcctgaaCTCCATCGAGAAGTACAACCCCCGCACCAACAAGTGGGTGGCCGCCTCCTGCATGTTCACCCGCCGCAGCAGCGTGGGGGTGGCCGTGCTGGAGCTCCTCAACTTCCCCCCGCCCTCCTCGCCCACCCTCTCGGTGTCCTCCACGAGCCTTTGA
- the KLHL17 gene encoding kelch-like protein 17 isoform X3, with the protein MEGGVQLLNRDGHSISHNSKRHYHDAFVCMNRMRQRGLLCDIVLHVATKEIKAHKVVLASCSPYFHAMFTNEMSESRQTHVTLHDIDPQALEQLVQYAYTAEIVVGEGNVQVLDLISSDSLNVPSEEEVYRAVLSWVKHDVDSRRQHVPRLMKCVRLPLLSRDFLMSNVDTELLVRHHSECKDLLIEALKYHLMPEQRGVLGNSRTRPRRCEGASTVLFAVGGGSLFAIHGDCEAYDTRTDRWHMVASMSTRRARVGVAAIGNKLYAVGGYDGTSDLATVESYDPVTNSWQPEVSMGTRRSCLGVAALHGLLYAAGGYDGASCLNSAERYDPLTGTWTSIAAMSTRRRYVRVATLEGNLYAVGGYDSSSHLATVEKYEPQINTWTPIANMLSRRSSAGVAVLEGMLYVAGGNDGTSCLNSVERYNPKSNTWESVAPMNIRRSTHDLVAMDGWLYAVGGNDGSSSLNSIEKYNPRTNKWVAASCMFTRRSSVGVAVLELLNFPPPSSPTLSVSSTSL; encoded by the exons ATGGAGGGGGGAGTGCAGCTCCTGAACCGCGACGGGCACAGCATCTCGCACAACTCCAAGCGCCACTACCACGACGCCTTCGTGTGCATGAACCGCATGCGGCAGCGGGGGCTGCTCTGCGACATCGTCCTGCACGTGGCCACCAAGGAGATCAAGGCCCACAAGGTGGTGCTGGCGTCCTGCAGCCCCTACTTCCACGCCATGTTCACAA ATGAGATGAGTGAGAGCCGCCAGACCCATGTGACACTGCATGACATCGACCCCCAGGCGCTGGAGCAGCTGGTGCAGTACGCCTACACGGCTGAGATCGTGGTGGGAGAGGGCAATGTGCAG GTGCTGGACCTCATTTCCAGCGACAGCCTCAACGTGCCCTCGGAGGAGGAGGTGTacagggctgtgctcagctgggtCAAACACGACGTGGACAGCAGGAGACAGCACGTGCCCAGG CTCATGAAGTGCGTGCGGCTGCCTCTGCTGAGCCGGGACTTCCTCATGAGCAACGTGGACACGGAGCTGCTGGTGCGGCACCACTCGGAGTGCAAGGACCTGCTCATCGAGGCCCTCAAGTACCACCTGATGCCCGAGCAGAGAGGGGTGCTGGGCAACAGCCGGACGCGGCCGCGGCGCTGCGAGGGGGCCAGCACCGTGCTCTTCGCTGTGG GTGGAGGGAGCCTGTTTGCCATCCACGGCGACTGCGAGGCGTACGACACGCGCACGGACCGCTGGCACATGGTGGCCTCCATGTCCACGCGCCGGGCCCGCGTGGGCGTCGCGGCCATCGGGAACAAGCTCTACGCCGTGGGCGG ctACGATGGCACGTCTGACCTGGCCACGGTGGAGTCCTACGACCCTGTCACCAATTCCTGGCAGCCCGAGGTCTCCATGGGCAccaggaggagctgcctgggTGTGGCAGCCCTCCATGGGCTCCTCTACGCTGCCGGGGGGTACGATGGGGCCTCGTGCCTCAACAG tgcaGAGAGGTACGACCCCCTGACGGGCACCTGGACCTCCATCGCTGCCATGAGCACCCGGAGACGCTACGTCCGCGTGGCCACGCTAG AAGGCAACCTCTATGCAGTCGGGGGCTATGACAGCTCATCACACTTAGCCACGGTGGAGAAGTACGAGCCCCAG atcAACACCTGGACCCCCATTGCCAACATGCTGAGCCGCAGGAGCAGCGCGGGCGTGGCCGTGCTCGAGGGCATGCTCTACGTGGCTGGTGGCAATGATGGCACCAGTTGCCTTAACTCCGTGGAGCGCTACAACCCCAAATCCAACACCTGGGAGAGCGTGGCCCCCATGAACATCCGCAG GAGCACCCACGACCTGGTGGCCATGGACGGGTGGCTTTACGCCGTGGGGGGCAACGatggcagctccagcctgaaCTCCATCGAGAAGTACAACCCCCGCACCAACAAGTGGGTGGCCGCCTCCTGCATGTTCACCCGCCGCAGCAGCGTGGGGGTGGCCGTGCTGGAGCTCCTCAACTTCCCCCCGCCCTCCTCGCCCACCCTCTCGGTGTCCTCCACGAGCCTTTGA
- the KLHL17 gene encoding kelch-like protein 17 isoform X2: protein MSESRQTHVTLHDIDPQALEQLVQYAYTAEIVVGEGNVQTLLPAASLLQLNGVRDACCKFLLSQLDPSNCLGIRGFADTHSCSDLLKSAHKYVLQHFVEVSKTEEFMLLPLKQVLDLISSDSLNVPSEEEVYRAVLSWVKHDVDSRRQHVPRLMKCVRLPLLSRDFLMSNVDTELLVRHHSECKDLLIEALKYHLMPEQRGVLGNSRTRPRRCEGASTVLFAVGGGSLFAIHGDCEAYDTRTDRWHMVASMSTRRARVGVAAIGNKLYAVGGYDGTSDLATVESYDPVTNSWQPEVSMGTRRSCLGVAALHGLLYAAGGYDGASCLNSAERYDPLTGTWTSIAAMSTRRRYVRVATLEGNLYAVGGYDSSSHLATVEKYEPQINTWTPIANMLSRRSSAGVAVLEGMLYVAGGNDGTSCLNSVERYNPKSNTWESVAPMNIRRSTHDLVAMDGWLYAVGGNDGSSSLNSIEKYNPRTNKWVAASCMFTRRSSVGVAVLELLNFPPPSSPTLSVSSTSL, encoded by the exons ATGAGTGAGAGCCGCCAGACCCATGTGACACTGCATGACATCGACCCCCAGGCGCTGGAGCAGCTGGTGCAGTACGCCTACACGGCTGAGATCGTGGTGGGAGAGGGCAATGTGCAG acccttcttcctgctgccagcctgctTCAGCTCAATGGTGTGCGGGACGCCTGCTGCAAGTTCCTGCTCAGCCAGCTCGACCCCTCCAACTGCCTGGGCATCCGGGGCTTTGCTGACACCCACTCCTGCAGCGACCTCCTCAAGTCTGCCCACAAGTACGTCCTCCAGCACTTCGTGGAGGTGTCCAAGACAGAGGAGTTCATGTTGCTGCCCCTTAAACAG GTGCTGGACCTCATTTCCAGCGACAGCCTCAACGTGCCCTCGGAGGAGGAGGTGTacagggctgtgctcagctgggtCAAACACGACGTGGACAGCAGGAGACAGCACGTGCCCAGG CTCATGAAGTGCGTGCGGCTGCCTCTGCTGAGCCGGGACTTCCTCATGAGCAACGTGGACACGGAGCTGCTGGTGCGGCACCACTCGGAGTGCAAGGACCTGCTCATCGAGGCCCTCAAGTACCACCTGATGCCCGAGCAGAGAGGGGTGCTGGGCAACAGCCGGACGCGGCCGCGGCGCTGCGAGGGGGCCAGCACCGTGCTCTTCGCTGTGG GTGGAGGGAGCCTGTTTGCCATCCACGGCGACTGCGAGGCGTACGACACGCGCACGGACCGCTGGCACATGGTGGCCTCCATGTCCACGCGCCGGGCCCGCGTGGGCGTCGCGGCCATCGGGAACAAGCTCTACGCCGTGGGCGG ctACGATGGCACGTCTGACCTGGCCACGGTGGAGTCCTACGACCCTGTCACCAATTCCTGGCAGCCCGAGGTCTCCATGGGCAccaggaggagctgcctgggTGTGGCAGCCCTCCATGGGCTCCTCTACGCTGCCGGGGGGTACGATGGGGCCTCGTGCCTCAACAG tgcaGAGAGGTACGACCCCCTGACGGGCACCTGGACCTCCATCGCTGCCATGAGCACCCGGAGACGCTACGTCCGCGTGGCCACGCTAG AAGGCAACCTCTATGCAGTCGGGGGCTATGACAGCTCATCACACTTAGCCACGGTGGAGAAGTACGAGCCCCAG atcAACACCTGGACCCCCATTGCCAACATGCTGAGCCGCAGGAGCAGCGCGGGCGTGGCCGTGCTCGAGGGCATGCTCTACGTGGCTGGTGGCAATGATGGCACCAGTTGCCTTAACTCCGTGGAGCGCTACAACCCCAAATCCAACACCTGGGAGAGCGTGGCCCCCATGAACATCCGCAG GAGCACCCACGACCTGGTGGCCATGGACGGGTGGCTTTACGCCGTGGGGGGCAACGatggcagctccagcctgaaCTCCATCGAGAAGTACAACCCCCGCACCAACAAGTGGGTGGCCGCCTCCTGCATGTTCACCCGCCGCAGCAGCGTGGGGGTGGCCGTGCTGGAGCTCCTCAACTTCCCCCCGCCCTCCTCGCCCACCCTCTCGGTGTCCTCCACGAGCCTTTGA